Proteins from a genomic interval of Chroococcidiopsis thermalis PCC 7203:
- a CDS encoding sulfite exporter TauE/SafE family protein: protein MRENWLILATGGLFSGILAGLLGIGGGTVLVPLLVTLGYAPIQAVATSSLAILVTSISGSIQNWRMGYFNWKRVSLLGFPAVVTSQIGVYVASRIQPYILLLAFGILLLINIYLVNLRQHLTTKQTSTETQFNPLLARLFTGGAAGILAGLFGVGGGVIMVPLQMLLLKEEIKVAIQTSLGVIVITAISATVGHTVTGNVLFIPGLLLGCGGLLGAQISTRVLPKLPDRTVSFVFRLFLGILSIYVFWQAWQSYSAIAMLNLFTNNIAIRIDL from the coding sequence ATGAGGGAAAACTGGCTAATCTTAGCTACTGGTGGCTTATTTTCTGGTATTCTTGCCGGATTATTAGGTATCGGTGGTGGTACTGTTCTCGTTCCCTTACTAGTTACTCTAGGTTACGCACCCATACAAGCAGTTGCTACGAGCAGCTTGGCAATTTTAGTCACTTCTATTTCTGGTAGCATCCAAAACTGGCGCATGGGTTACTTTAACTGGAAGCGGGTGAGCTTGCTAGGATTTCCTGCAGTTGTAACTTCACAAATTGGCGTGTATGTGGCTAGTCGCATTCAACCATACATCCTGCTACTGGCTTTTGGTATTTTATTACTCATCAATATTTATTTAGTTAACTTGCGCCAGCACCTCACGACTAAACAGACTTCGACAGAGACGCAATTTAATCCTTTACTCGCTCGACTTTTCACCGGAGGAGCAGCAGGTATTCTTGCTGGATTATTTGGTGTAGGTGGAGGAGTGATTATGGTTCCGCTTCAGATGTTACTTTTAAAAGAAGAAATAAAAGTTGCAATTCAGACGAGTTTGGGTGTAATTGTAATTACAGCTATCTCTGCAACTGTCGGTCATACCGTAACAGGTAACGTATTATTTATACCAGGTTTATTATTAGGTTGTGGTGGTTTGTTAGGGGCGCAAATTAGTACTCGTGTTTTACCCAAACTACCAGATCGGACAGTTAGTTTTGTTTTTCGTCTATTCTTGGGCATATTATCAATCTACGTTTTTTGGCAGGCTTGGCAATCTTATTCTGCTATAGCAATGCTAAATCTATTCACGAACAATATAGCAATC
- a CDS encoding WbuC family cupin fold metalloprotein — MQTLPIKRLDRELIERIATQARQSPRLRQTYSFHDGSEKVQRFVNILQPGTYVRPHRHCRDGGINGFEFFLVCQGALGMLVMNDRGEIVTTELVSAGGAVWGLELPEATYHTAVALAPDTIILELKEGPYNSSTDKEFLEEFPAEGTDAAQQLVATWETYFV, encoded by the coding sequence ATGCAGACTTTACCTATCAAGCGCTTGGATCGGGAGTTAATCGAGCGAATTGCTACTCAAGCGCGTCAAAGTCCGCGCTTGCGCCAGACTTATAGCTTTCATGATGGATCGGAAAAAGTACAGCGCTTCGTAAATATTCTCCAACCTGGTACTTATGTTCGTCCGCACCGTCACTGTCGCGATGGTGGGATAAACGGGTTTGAGTTCTTTCTAGTTTGCCAAGGTGCGCTAGGAATGTTAGTTATGAACGATCGAGGTGAGATCGTCACGACAGAACTTGTTAGTGCTGGTGGTGCAGTGTGGGGACTCGAACTTCCTGAAGCAACTTACCATACAGCAGTTGCTCTAGCTCCAGATACGATAATTTTGGAACTGAAAGAAGGACCCTACAACTCCAGTACGGATAAAGAATTTTTAGAGGAGTTTCCGGCTGAAGGTACGGATGCAGCTCAGCAGTTAGTAGCCACCTGGGAGACATATTTTGTGTAG
- a CDS encoding caspase family protein: MKRRDFLRRLAQAIATLGVVDAGWLRIGDRYAHALAQPTGRKLALLVGINQYPATLSLGGCLTDVALQRELLVHRFGFNPADILTLTDRQATRKQVEAAFLEHLTQQAKTGDTVVFHFSGYGRRVLNSKFGIRNSEFETTNNQFPINSLVCADGEDLLDETLWLLLRSLPTRQIATFLDTSFGTPVKILPANLRVRSFPQTLPGQVSAAELAFQQQLQQDFLCQGVLDRIICGSIDASIKPTPTANIPGVAIAAASPTQSAIETAWNGFSAGLFTYALTQHLWEATPATTVQVSLSRVSGTVEQLVGNEQQPQINSQKNHQSTLTDYLSQEPSISADGVVMAVEEDKKSAQLWLAGLPPTVLAYYEAGSKLNLVSLDKGDKREGGDKENASLPTPRSSPLQLQVRSRNGLTAKAQVVRASGNDSPQVGQLVQEAVRVLPRNIRLIIALDPSLERIERVDATSAFAAMPFVSLATTSEQLADYVFGLVPPPKSAETPIVANAGSPASRYGLFTLDRQPIPNTTGEFGEAVKVAVQRLSPKLQTLLAAKIWRLTTNDGSSHLNVKATLEMLDPENRVLMQRETLRSPQEETPTPIGKLKKQLPTSPDTIPAIPIGSHIQYRVQNNGDRPVHLLLLGLDSSKSAVALYSSQLPTDNNESNSKPILKDIEIAPGETATVPQSTANFTWTIHKPSGLAEHQLIFSSASFTQTLAVLANTDRDLDEPEYIGVLSNPLEVIQAVMKDLQDASAIAPPRITASASNDAVSPSSDTYALDVNDWASLSFVYQVV; this comes from the coding sequence ATGAAGCGGCGAGATTTTCTGAGACGATTAGCTCAAGCGATCGCAACATTGGGTGTGGTTGATGCTGGGTGGCTGCGAATAGGCGATCGCTATGCCCATGCACTCGCCCAGCCAACGGGACGGAAATTAGCTCTCTTAGTAGGGATTAACCAATATCCCGCTACTTTGTCTTTGGGTGGTTGCCTGACAGATGTGGCACTACAAAGAGAACTGCTCGTTCACCGATTTGGGTTCAATCCAGCTGATATTCTTACCCTTACCGATCGACAAGCCACTCGAAAACAAGTTGAAGCTGCTTTCCTAGAACATCTCACGCAGCAAGCCAAAACTGGGGATACCGTTGTTTTTCACTTTAGCGGCTACGGGCGGCGGGTTTTGAATTCAAAATTCGGAATTCGGAATTCGGAATTCGAGACAACCAACAATCAATTTCCTATCAATAGTTTAGTTTGCGCTGATGGTGAAGATCTTCTAGATGAGACTTTATGGCTGCTGTTGCGATCGCTGCCGACTAGACAAATTGCAACTTTTCTCGATACGAGTTTTGGCACTCCTGTTAAGATTCTTCCAGCTAACTTGCGCGTGCGCTCTTTTCCGCAAACGCTTCCAGGACAAGTAAGCGCAGCCGAACTGGCTTTTCAACAACAGCTTCAGCAAGACTTCCTTTGTCAAGGCGTTTTAGATCGGATTATTTGCGGCAGTATAGATGCTTCAATTAAACCTACACCGACTGCCAATATTCCTGGTGTTGCGATCGCCGCAGCTAGTCCTACCCAAAGTGCTATTGAGACAGCTTGGAATGGTTTTAGCGCTGGACTGTTTACCTATGCCTTAACTCAACACCTCTGGGAAGCAACTCCAGCGACAACAGTACAAGTCAGTCTCAGCCGTGTCAGTGGCACAGTAGAGCAATTAGTAGGTAACGAGCAGCAGCCACAAATCAACAGTCAAAAAAATCATCAGTCCACTCTCACTGACTACCTCAGTCAGGAACCTAGCATAAGTGCTGATGGTGTTGTCATGGCTGTAGAAGAAGACAAAAAGAGCGCTCAGTTATGGCTGGCAGGACTACCACCTACAGTCCTTGCCTACTACGAGGCTGGCTCTAAATTAAATTTGGTTTCTTTGGACAAGGGGGATAAGAGAGAGGGGGGAGACAAGGAAAACGCCTCACTCCCCACTCCTCGCTCCTCACCCCTTCAATTACAAGTGCGATCGCGAAATGGGTTAACTGCAAAAGCTCAAGTCGTGCGTGCTTCTGGCAATGATTCTCCGCAAGTCGGACAGTTAGTACAAGAAGCCGTCAGAGTTTTACCCCGTAATATTCGCTTGATTATTGCTCTCGATCCGAGCCTAGAACGGATCGAACGGGTAGATGCTACCAGTGCATTTGCTGCTATGCCTTTCGTGTCCCTTGCTACGACGAGCGAACAATTAGCAGATTATGTATTTGGTTTAGTTCCTCCGCCAAAATCGGCAGAAACACCAATTGTCGCAAATGCGGGTTCGCCTGCATCTCGCTACGGTTTATTTACACTCGATCGCCAACCGATCCCCAATACAACTGGAGAATTTGGCGAAGCGGTAAAAGTTGCCGTGCAACGGTTGTCACCTAAGCTACAAACTCTATTAGCAGCTAAAATTTGGCGGCTGACAACCAACGACGGTTCTTCTCACCTCAACGTCAAAGCAACTTTGGAAATGCTCGATCCCGAAAACAGAGTGTTAATGCAACGGGAAACCCTGCGATCGCCACAAGAAGAAACACCGACTCCGATCGGAAAACTCAAAAAACAACTTCCGACTTCCCCCGATACCATTCCTGCTATACCAATCGGTAGCCACATTCAATATCGAGTCCAGAATAACGGCGATCGCCCGGTGCATTTACTCTTACTGGGCTTAGATAGCAGCAAAAGCGCGGTCGCCCTTTACTCTTCTCAATTACCTACCGATAATAACGAGTCTAATTCTAAGCCAATTCTTAAGGATATAGAGATTGCGCCAGGAGAGACGGCGACCGTACCGCAATCCACAGCTAATTTTACCTGGACGATTCACAAACCATCTGGGTTGGCAGAGCATCAACTGATTTTTAGTAGTGCCAGCTTTACGCAAACCTTAGCAGTCTTGGCAAATACCGATCGGGATCTCGACGAGCCAGAATACATTGGAGTTTTATCCAATCCCCTAGAAGTGATTCAAGCTGTCATGAAAGATTTACAGGATGCCAGTGCGATCGCCCCTCCACGCATTACTGCTAGCGCCAGCAATGACGCTGTTAGCCCTTCTTCAGATACTTACGCTCTTGATGTCAACGACTGGGCAAGTCTGAGCTTTGTTTACCAAGTCGTATGA
- a CDS encoding CheR family methyltransferase, whose amino-acid sequence MNETTVQNFIQLISARTGLQVRPQDRQELCKKLETRMKVLKLDAPEKYYQLLLRSTEQSKLEAIDSSSEREWQELLGLLTVGETYFFRDQGHFKLLKHQILPELIESKRKACLHSLTQKPSLRIWSAGCSSGQEPYSIAILVKELIPDLSDWEVFIFGTDINLEAIEKAQRGIYEPWSFRQVDPQIQKHYFQQRKLGWELDPKIRRMVKFRCSNLLQDSFPSSTLNIHDMDIIICRNVFIYFSFDAIATVIEKFYHTLRPYGYLIVGHTELSGQNLNKFQLKAFTESIVYQRQNTSTEAKNIPDSASIKSLNKQAEITETLRKPIYYQPIEFKLSYPKNDVLKPKSIPPRSPVALPAIVSQFTSDLATAETLFQAGEYSRAIQAAQTLIHQHPQSFDAYYLIAQSWANLGNYERATHYCQQATQLDNLSEKPYFLLARIAEEQEDLEQAKIFLKKIIYLTPESIAAYLELGSLYEKVGDRQRANKMLATALELLKKLSPTSAIEPYERVLASELITKIKQTLAI is encoded by the coding sequence ATGAATGAGACAACAGTACAAAACTTTATCCAACTGATTTCTGCACGTACGGGTTTGCAAGTTCGCCCGCAAGATCGCCAGGAGCTTTGTAAAAAACTAGAGACACGGATGAAGGTTTTGAAACTGGATGCTCCAGAAAAGTACTATCAACTATTACTAAGATCGACTGAACAATCGAAGCTGGAAGCGATCGACTCCAGTAGCGAAAGAGAATGGCAAGAGCTACTCGGTTTATTAACAGTTGGCGAAACTTATTTTTTTCGCGACCAAGGACATTTTAAGCTACTCAAGCATCAAATTTTACCTGAGTTGATCGAGAGTAAAAGAAAGGCTTGTCTTCATTCTTTAACACAAAAGCCAAGTCTGAGAATTTGGAGTGCGGGATGCTCCAGCGGTCAAGAACCTTATTCTATTGCAATTTTAGTCAAAGAACTCATTCCCGATCTCAGCGACTGGGAAGTTTTTATATTTGGAACCGATATTAATTTAGAAGCAATTGAAAAAGCCCAACGAGGCATTTACGAACCTTGGTCTTTTCGTCAAGTAGATCCTCAGATTCAGAAGCACTATTTTCAGCAGCGCAAGCTTGGTTGGGAACTCGATCCAAAAATTCGCCGTATGGTGAAATTTCGGTGTAGTAATTTGTTACAAGACTCCTTTCCTAGTTCAACTCTCAATATCCACGATATGGATATTATTATTTGCCGTAATGTCTTTATTTATTTTAGTTTTGATGCGATCGCTACCGTCATCGAGAAGTTTTATCATACTCTCAGACCTTATGGATATTTAATTGTCGGTCATACAGAGCTTTCAGGGCAAAACCTCAATAAATTTCAATTGAAGGCTTTTACAGAATCTATAGTCTATCAACGACAAAACACATCAACCGAAGCGAAAAATATACCCGATTCCGCCTCCATTAAAAGCTTAAATAAACAAGCAGAAATCACCGAAACTCTTCGTAAACCTATATATTATCAGCCAATAGAATTCAAACTCAGTTATCCTAAAAATGACGTTCTAAAACCGAAGTCAATACCACCGCGATCGCCTGTTGCCTTACCTGCGATCGTCTCTCAATTTACTTCCGATCTTGCCACAGCAGAAACCCTCTTTCAAGCAGGAGAATATAGCAGAGCTATCCAAGCAGCTCAAACACTGATTCACCAACATCCTCAATCTTTTGATGCTTATTATTTAATTGCTCAATCCTGGGCAAATCTCGGTAATTACGAACGCGCAACTCACTACTGTCAGCAAGCCACACAGCTCGATAATTTATCTGAAAAACCTTATTTTCTATTAGCTCGAATCGCTGAAGAGCAAGAAGATTTAGAACAAGCAAAAATATTCTTGAAAAAGATTATTTATCTTACTCCTGAATCTATAGCAGCCTATCTAGAATTAGGTTCGCTTTATGAAAAAGTAGGCGATCGCCAGCGAGCCAACAAAATGCTAGCTACAGCCTTAGAACTTCTGAAAAAACTATCTCCCACAAGTGCGATCGAACCTTACGAGCGAGTTTTAGCAAGTGAACTAATTACTAAAATTAAACAGACTTTAGCAATATAA
- the sat gene encoding sulfate adenylyltransferase: MTSDRIDGIAPHGGQLINRIANHAQRLEFLDKADFLPRVQLDERAVSDLQMIAIGAFSPLTGFMAQADYQSVVDNMRLSNGLPWSIPITLSVSEEVAAPLKEGSLVRLDDKSDRFIGVLELSQKYRYDKIREAVSVYRTDDEAHPGVAVVYNQGEVNLAGSIWLLHRDPHPLFPDYQIDPAKSRELFREKGWRTVVGFQTRNPIHRAHEYIIKCALEIVDGLFLHPLVGVTKSDDISAEVRMQCYKLMLEFYFPESRVILAINPASMRYAGPREAIFHALIRKNYGCTHFIVGRDHAGVGDYYGTYDAQHIFDEFEPKELGIMPLKFEHAFYCKRTLQMATTKTSPSRPEERIHLSGTKVREMLRRGELPPPEFSRPEVAAELAKAMNITQYEI; encoded by the coding sequence ATGACGAGCGATCGCATAGATGGTATTGCTCCCCACGGCGGACAATTAATTAACCGCATTGCCAACCACGCACAGCGTCTAGAATTCCTAGACAAGGCTGATTTTCTGCCTAGAGTCCAGTTAGACGAACGGGCAGTTTCCGATTTGCAAATGATTGCAATTGGTGCATTCAGTCCCTTGACTGGATTTATGGCACAAGCAGACTATCAGTCAGTCGTTGACAATATGCGCCTGAGTAACGGTCTACCTTGGTCAATTCCAATTACTCTCTCTGTCAGTGAAGAAGTTGCAGCACCACTGAAAGAAGGTAGTTTAGTCCGGTTAGACGATAAAAGCGATCGCTTTATTGGAGTTTTAGAACTATCACAAAAGTATCGTTATGACAAAATCCGTGAAGCAGTCAGCGTTTACCGCACCGATGACGAAGCACATCCAGGCGTAGCCGTTGTTTACAACCAAGGTGAAGTTAACCTAGCGGGTTCCATTTGGTTGTTACACCGCGATCCACACCCTTTATTTCCCGACTATCAAATCGATCCAGCCAAATCCCGCGAACTTTTTAGAGAAAAAGGTTGGCGCACAGTCGTTGGTTTTCAGACACGTAACCCCATCCACAGAGCGCACGAATATATTATCAAGTGCGCCCTCGAAATTGTTGATGGTTTATTCCTACACCCATTAGTAGGGGTAACAAAAAGTGATGATATCTCTGCCGAAGTGCGGATGCAGTGCTACAAACTCATGTTGGAATTTTACTTCCCTGAAAGCAGAGTTATTCTGGCAATCAATCCTGCTTCCATGCGCTATGCGGGTCCAAGGGAAGCAATTTTCCACGCTCTCATCCGCAAAAACTACGGCTGCACCCACTTTATAGTCGGACGCGATCATGCTGGAGTAGGAGACTACTACGGTACGTATGACGCTCAACATATTTTTGACGAGTTTGAGCCAAAAGAATTAGGAATTATGCCATTAAAATTTGAACACGCCTTCTACTGCAAGCGGACTCTGCAAATGGCAACTACCAAAACTAGCCCTTCTCGACCCGAAGAACGAATTCACCTATCGGGAACAAAAGTCAGGGAAATGTTGCGGCGCGGTGAACTGCCACCACCAGAATTCTCCCGACCAGAAGTTGCAGCAGAACTAGCTAAAGCCATGAATATTACCCAATATGAGATTTAA